From a region of the candidate division KSB1 bacterium genome:
- a CDS encoding transketolase has protein sequence MSIDKLQVKQLEERANRLRIEIIKIMGRYGYGHIGGSLSIAEMIAVLYFHELKVDPKNPKWEDRDRFILSKGHACFTQYVALAELGFVSKDVLRHPYEVDSPMQAHPELGEFPGIEMTTGALGQGLSAGVGMAIGAKLRNRGFRIYVLLGDGEMNEGQVWEAIMLASKYKLDNLVALVDYNNFTLSGKTTEVMPLDPLMEKFQAFGWCAMEVDGHSVEQLVAALDSARQIKDKPTAIIAHTIKARGFVPLENKTESHAANIKQEQAMEALRALGCSESEIQQAFRE, from the coding sequence ATGAGTATTGACAAGTTACAAGTTAAGCAATTGGAGGAGCGAGCCAATCGGCTGCGGATCGAAATAATCAAGATCATGGGCCGATATGGTTACGGACACATTGGCGGCTCGCTCTCCATTGCTGAGATGATTGCGGTTTTATATTTTCACGAATTAAAAGTCGATCCGAAGAATCCAAAATGGGAGGATCGTGATCGTTTCATCCTTTCCAAAGGACACGCTTGCTTTACCCAGTACGTGGCTTTGGCAGAACTGGGTTTTGTTTCTAAGGATGTGTTGCGTCATCCATACGAGGTTGATAGCCCGATGCAAGCCCATCCTGAGTTGGGCGAGTTTCCTGGCATCGAGATGACCACCGGGGCTTTAGGGCAAGGGCTGTCGGCTGGGGTGGGGATGGCCATTGGTGCTAAATTGCGCAATCGGGGCTTTCGCATTTATGTGCTTTTAGGGGATGGCGAGATGAATGAGGGACAAGTCTGGGAGGCAATCATGTTGGCCTCAAAATATAAGCTGGACAATCTCGTGGCGCTGGTTGATTACAACAATTTTACCCTATCCGGAAAAACCACAGAGGTCATGCCATTAGATCCGCTAATGGAGAAGTTTCAGGCCTTTGGTTGGTGTGCAATGGAAGTAGATGGCCATTCTGTGGAACAGTTAGTTGCTGCTTTGGATTCAGCACGACAGATAAAGGACAAGCCAACAGCGATCATTGCCCATACGATTAAGGCGCGCGGTTTTGTGCCGCTTGAAAATAAAACCGAAAGCCATGCTGCGAACATCAAACAGGAGCAAGCGATGGAGGCGCTGCGCGCTCTGGGCTGCTCAGAATCTGAAATTCAGCAAGCGTTTCGAGAATGA
- a CDS encoding transketolase family protein, whose protein sequence is MSEQIAPRDVLGTTLIEVAQRDPDVVVLDADFHPASKLKPFKEHFPERFIEVGIAEQNMMGVAAGLSTLGFKPFVCTVAAFCSRRACDQVMVSIALPRLNVKILGVYPGIFVGLNGATHQSLEDIAIMRALAHMNVVHPSDAWELQQVLAFAAEFDQPLYVRVARDPAPRFIPQGHQFQLGRSFTLRDGNDVTLITYGELIGDTLEAAALLENRGVSARVIVMSSLKPVDTEAIVQAAEETHYIVTVDNHSVYGGLGSAVAEVVCERAPAKVKRLGLRDRFGRSGSNEAMKRKFGLTAQDIAREAMDFIHR, encoded by the coding sequence ATGTCAGAACAAATTGCACCTCGGGATGTATTGGGAACCACACTTATCGAAGTGGCACAAAGAGATCCAGATGTAGTTGTCTTAGATGCTGATTTTCACCCAGCTTCGAAATTAAAACCATTTAAAGAACACTTTCCGGAGCGGTTCATTGAAGTCGGCATCGCCGAGCAAAATATGATGGGCGTGGCCGCAGGATTGAGCACGTTAGGCTTCAAACCGTTTGTTTGTACTGTGGCTGCCTTTTGCAGTCGACGCGCATGCGATCAGGTGATGGTCTCCATTGCCCTGCCCAGGTTGAATGTTAAGATTCTGGGAGTCTATCCCGGCATCTTTGTTGGCTTAAACGGCGCTACGCATCAATCATTAGAAGATATCGCCATCATGAGAGCGCTGGCTCACATGAATGTGGTCCATCCATCAGATGCGTGGGAATTGCAGCAAGTGCTGGCCTTTGCCGCAGAGTTTGACCAGCCTTTATACGTGCGAGTTGCCCGAGATCCGGCGCCGCGGTTTATTCCGCAGGGACACCAGTTTCAATTAGGGCGATCGTTCACTTTGCGCGATGGGAATGACGTTACGTTGATCACCTACGGCGAGCTGATCGGCGATACGTTGGAGGCAGCAGCGCTGTTGGAAAATAGGGGAGTGAGTGCTCGCGTGATTGTCATGAGTTCACTGAAGCCGGTTGACACAGAAGCTATCGTCCAAGCTGCGGAGGAAACCCACTACATCGTCACTGTGGATAACCACAGCGTCTATGGAGGATTGGGCTCAGCCGTTGCAGAAGTGGTGTGCGAGCGCGCTCCGGCAAAAGTGAAACGGCTCGGCCTGCGCGACAGGTTCGGCCGCTCTGGTTCCAACGAAGCAATGAAACGAAAATTTGGCCTGACGGCACAGGATATTGCTCGGGAGGCGATGGATTTTATTCATCGATAG
- the pdxA gene encoding 4-hydroxythreonine-4-phosphate dehydrogenase PdxA, which yields MKRSKPIIGISMGDPAGIGPEVAAKALAKPEIYEICRPLIIGDASVIHQAVSIAKVNLGVRAVPTVAEAKFEFGIIDVFDLKNVELAQLEHGKVSAMAGEAAFQAVKKLIELALDRQIHATVTGPIHKESINLAGHHFAGHTEIYAHYTNTKDYAMLLASENFRVIHVSTHVPVRQACDLVKQERIVKVIVLLNRALKQFGFESPRIGVAGLNPHASDGGLFGWEEQNEIIPAIQQARQMGIHVEGPMPPDILFPKAKGGCYDGCVAMYHDQGHIAFKLDGFVWDCETGSMRTVKGVNITLGIPIIRVSVDHGTAFEIAGLGRASPDSMIMAIEYAAKMSSGGALE from the coding sequence ATGAAACGATCAAAACCAATTATTGGAATCTCCATGGGCGATCCCGCTGGGATCGGCCCTGAGGTGGCTGCCAAAGCGCTGGCGAAACCAGAAATTTATGAAATCTGTCGTCCATTAATCATTGGCGATGCCAGCGTGATCCATCAGGCCGTTTCAATCGCAAAGGTCAACTTGGGGGTCCGCGCTGTCCCAACTGTTGCAGAGGCAAAATTCGAATTCGGCATCATCGATGTGTTCGATCTAAAAAATGTGGAGCTCGCTCAACTTGAGCATGGGAAGGTTTCCGCCATGGCTGGCGAAGCTGCTTTTCAGGCGGTCAAAAAATTAATTGAATTGGCTCTGGATCGGCAAATCCATGCCACCGTCACAGGGCCAATTCATAAAGAATCGATAAACTTGGCTGGACATCATTTTGCAGGTCATACCGAGATTTATGCCCATTATACCAACACGAAGGATTACGCGATGCTGCTTGCCTCGGAGAACTTTCGTGTAATCCATGTTTCAACTCATGTCCCAGTGAGGCAGGCCTGTGATTTGGTGAAACAAGAGCGCATTGTGAAAGTTATTGTTCTCTTGAATCGGGCTCTGAAACAATTTGGATTTGAATCGCCTCGGATTGGCGTGGCTGGACTAAATCCTCACGCTAGCGATGGTGGCTTGTTCGGTTGGGAAGAGCAAAATGAGATCATTCCGGCCATCCAGCAAGCGCGGCAAATGGGAATTCATGTAGAGGGGCCAATGCCGCCAGATATTCTTTTTCCCAAAGCAAAAGGGGGGTGCTATGATGGCTGTGTCGCCATGTACCACGACCAGGGACATATCGCTTTTAAATTGGATGGTTTTGTATGGGATTGTGAAACAGGCAGCATGAGGACCGTTAAGGGCGTCAATATTACCCTTGGAATTCCCATTATTCGCGTATCGGTCGATCATGGCACAGCGTTCGAGATCGCAGGCCTGGGAAGAGCCAGCCCCGATAGCATGATCATGGCAATTGAGTATGCAGCAAAAATGAGTAGCGGTGGAGCGCTAGAGTAA
- a CDS encoding sodium:solute symporter, translated as MQQQTLPVLDYIVIILSLVLSIGVGVYFAKRQKDTEKYFKASGNIPAWAVGMSILATLISSVTFLAYPGAGYKSNWILLVQGLMVPVVLIFMIWFIVPLYRKVIRLSAYEYFERRFGFFARLYSSLGFVLAHFSKMGTVFFLLSLALANLTGVNVYIVLWVLGISIVVLTFLGGIEAVIWLDVIQGFLLILGGLLSVGIILFKPAGGPGSVLQAIWESGKVDFGPYDLSFVKLTFIVMALNGIFYAIQKYGTDQTIVQRYLTAKSDKSAIKASLMGVLLCVPVWTLFMFIGTGLYAFYKITNAGLPPDITAEGVFPHFILTQIPVGLTGLIISALIAAAVSSLDSDLNCLSAIGVEDYYIRFKPNSTDKQRLWMGKFLVIVSGLAAMFVATLYIMAGSEGVLGIVFELYAIFSGGIAGMFLLGLFSKRANKQGLYIGIAACVLFTAWAMLTSTKFDIEGQKKLLLDLGNWNFTHHKYMLGVYSHLVLFGVGYGASFFFPAKKVDENLTIYGWFKKRGNP; from the coding sequence ATGCAGCAGCAAACTTTACCCGTGTTGGACTACATTGTGATCATCCTCTCGTTGGTGCTCTCGATCGGTGTGGGCGTCTATTTCGCGAAGCGACAGAAAGACACTGAAAAATACTTTAAAGCCAGCGGCAATATCCCAGCTTGGGCGGTAGGCATGTCCATCTTAGCGACGCTGATTAGCAGCGTCACATTTCTTGCTTATCCAGGGGCTGGATACAAATCCAATTGGATCCTCCTTGTACAGGGATTAATGGTGCCAGTGGTCCTGATCTTTATGATATGGTTTATTGTGCCGCTCTATCGGAAGGTTATTCGGCTGAGCGCCTATGAATATTTTGAGAGACGATTTGGCTTTTTCGCCCGACTTTACAGCTCGTTGGGTTTTGTTCTCGCACATTTTTCGAAGATGGGGACGGTGTTCTTTCTGTTGTCCCTGGCTCTGGCTAATTTGACTGGCGTGAATGTTTATATCGTTCTTTGGGTTTTGGGCATTTCGATCGTGGTGCTTACCTTCCTTGGTGGCATCGAAGCGGTGATTTGGCTGGATGTGATACAGGGATTTTTGCTCATTTTGGGAGGTTTGTTAAGTGTGGGGATTATTCTGTTCAAACCAGCAGGTGGACCAGGTTCAGTTCTCCAAGCCATCTGGGAATCGGGCAAGGTTGATTTTGGCCCCTATGATTTAAGCTTCGTGAAATTGACTTTTATTGTGATGGCTCTCAATGGGATTTTTTATGCCATTCAAAAATATGGCACGGACCAGACTATTGTCCAACGTTATCTGACGGCGAAAAGCGATAAATCAGCGATTAAAGCGTCGCTGATGGGGGTGCTGCTTTGTGTTCCTGTCTGGACATTGTTCATGTTTATTGGCACAGGGCTATATGCCTTCTACAAAATCACCAACGCTGGATTGCCGCCAGACATCACCGCCGAAGGGGTGTTCCCCCATTTCATTTTGACCCAAATTCCCGTGGGATTAACAGGCTTGATCATCTCCGCCCTGATCGCTGCGGCGGTTTCCAGTCTGGATTCGGATTTGAATTGTCTCTCCGCTATCGGCGTCGAGGATTATTATATCCGCTTCAAACCAAATAGCACAGATAAACAGCGCCTTTGGATGGGCAAATTTCTGGTGATTGTTTCCGGATTGGCGGCAATGTTTGTGGCCACCCTTTATATCATGGCAGGCAGTGAAGGAGTGCTGGGAATCGTGTTTGAATTATATGCGATTTTCTCTGGCGGCATCGCAGGGATGTTTCTATTGGGACTGTTCAGCAAGCGGGCGAATAAACAGGGGCTATATATCGGCATTGCTGCCTGCGTGCTATTTACCGCCTGGGCCATGCTCACCTCGACCAAATTCGATATTGAAGGACAGAAAAAGCTTTTGCTTGATCTGGGAAATTGGAATTTCACCCATCATAAATATATGCTCGGAGTGTAC